In Chryseobacterium gleum, a single genomic region encodes these proteins:
- a CDS encoding amidohydrolase, with protein sequence MKTSDPTISRKDFIRNSALAVAGLTLLPNIMTASPFFNENRISAKGKMSLKNVRLETGFTYEDGEVASTKTDLFCIEVENGKITKISPNQPDAKAVDLKGFLMLPAFRDMHIHLDKTFYGERWQAVRKRNGGVKGMIELEQKMLPEMLKNSTFKAEKLIELLQSKGTSYARSHVNIEPTSKLQSLKNLQRALENKKKGFGAELVAFPQHGVFYTDSAPYLKEAAQMDIDFIGGVDPFNIDGDIEKVVDFTVQLATDHKKGIDIHLHETGDSGLKTVEYLIKKVNENPSLKGKTYLSHCFVLGKLETVKQEEIAEKLADAQIGIVSTIPFGRLIMPIPTLYKHNVTVLTGNDSIVDHWNTFGTGSVLQKANLMAQLYGYSTEFSLSRSLKLATGNILPLDDKGTQQWPKAGDKADFVLINASCSAEAVSRISEVESLVHDGNVVF encoded by the coding sequence ATGAAGACCTCAGACCCTACCATCTCCCGCAAGGATTTTATCCGGAATTCAGCATTGGCTGTAGCGGGATTAACTTTATTGCCTAATATAATGACCGCATCACCTTTTTTTAATGAAAACAGAATTTCAGCAAAAGGAAAAATGAGCCTTAAAAATGTTCGTCTGGAAACTGGTTTTACGTATGAGGATGGAGAAGTGGCTTCTACTAAAACCGATCTGTTCTGTATAGAAGTTGAAAACGGAAAAATTACAAAGATTTCCCCAAATCAGCCAGATGCTAAAGCAGTAGATTTAAAAGGATTTTTAATGCTTCCTGCATTCAGGGATATGCATATTCATCTTGATAAAACTTTTTATGGAGAGCGGTGGCAGGCTGTTAGAAAAAGGAACGGTGGAGTGAAAGGAATGATCGAACTGGAGCAGAAAATGCTTCCTGAGATGCTGAAGAATTCAACTTTCAAAGCAGAAAAACTGATTGAGTTATTACAGTCTAAGGGAACTTCCTATGCAAGAAGTCACGTGAATATTGAACCTACTTCCAAACTTCAGTCATTAAAAAACCTGCAAAGGGCTTTAGAAAATAAAAAGAAAGGATTTGGAGCTGAATTGGTAGCTTTTCCACAGCATGGGGTGTTTTACACGGATTCAGCGCCTTATCTGAAAGAAGCGGCACAAATGGATATCGATTTTATCGGTGGGGTAGATCCGTTCAACATTGATGGAGATATTGAAAAAGTCGTTGATTTTACCGTTCAGCTTGCTACAGATCATAAAAAAGGAATTGATATTCACCTGCATGAAACCGGAGATTCCGGATTGAAAACAGTAGAATATCTGATTAAAAAAGTAAATGAAAATCCTTCTCTGAAAGGGAAAACCTATTTAAGCCATTGTTTTGTTCTTGGGAAATTAGAAACCGTAAAACAGGAAGAAATTGCTGAAAAATTAGCCGATGCCCAAATCGGAATTGTCTCTACAATTCCCTTCGGAAGACTTATCATGCCAATACCAACACTTTACAAACATAATGTCACGGTTCTTACAGGGAATGACAGCATTGTGGATCACTGGAATACTTTCGGAACAGGAAGTGTCCTTCAGAAAGCCAACTTAATGGCCCAACTGTATGGATATTCAACAGAATTCTCATTATCACGAAGTTTAAAGCTGGCAACAGGAAATATCCTTCCGCTGGATGATAAAGGAACCCAACAGTGGCCTAAAGCCGGAGATAAAGCAGATTTTGTACTGATCAATGCCAGCTGTTCAGCAGAAGCGGTATCAAGAATTTCAGAGGTGGAATCATTGGTACATGATGGAAATGTTGTCTTTTAA
- the hemL gene encoding glutamate-1-semialdehyde 2,1-aminomutase: MKYQRSSALFDEAYKYIPGGVNSPVRAFKSVGGVPVFMKSAKGAYLTDADDNTYIDYINSWGPAILGHTHPEVLEELKIQAEKGFSFGAPTELETEIAKFIIENVPNIDQIRMVSSGTEACMSAIRLARGYTGRDKIVKFEGCYHGHSDSFLIKAGSGAATFGNPNSPGVTAGTAKDTLLARYNDIEQVQDLFRHNQGEIAAVIIEPVAGNMGCVLPENDFLQNLRKICDENGALLIFDEVMTGFRLAFGGAQELFNVKADLVTYGKVIGGGLPVGAFAGRNEIMDHLAPKGGVYQAGTLSGNPLAMRAGLKTLQLIKNDPEFFNRLEKTTETLDFEIGKILNEKGIAHRINRKGSMMSVFFHIKSVSNFDEAQEANHSLFNNFFHQMLQNGVYLPPSGYETYFISDAIKDKEIDMTLEAVRKFEYSNK, from the coding sequence ATGAAGTATCAAAGAAGTTCGGCTTTGTTTGATGAAGCCTACAAATACATTCCGGGAGGAGTCAACTCTCCGGTAAGAGCATTCAAATCCGTAGGAGGAGTGCCAGTTTTTATGAAATCAGCAAAAGGTGCTTACCTTACTGATGCAGATGACAATACTTACATCGATTATATCAACTCATGGGGGCCGGCTATTTTAGGACATACACATCCTGAAGTACTGGAAGAACTGAAGATACAGGCAGAGAAAGGATTCTCTTTCGGAGCACCTACAGAACTTGAAACAGAAATTGCGAAATTCATCATTGAAAATGTCCCGAATATTGACCAGATCAGAATGGTTTCTTCAGGAACAGAAGCATGTATGAGTGCCATCAGACTGGCAAGAGGATATACAGGAAGAGATAAAATTGTAAAATTTGAAGGCTGTTATCACGGACATTCAGACTCATTCCTGATTAAAGCCGGAAGTGGTGCTGCCACATTCGGAAATCCAAATTCCCCGGGAGTTACTGCAGGAACGGCAAAAGATACTTTATTAGCCCGTTATAATGATATTGAACAGGTTCAGGATTTATTCCGTCACAATCAGGGAGAAATTGCAGCGGTAATTATAGAGCCGGTTGCCGGAAATATGGGATGCGTACTGCCTGAAAACGACTTCTTACAAAATCTTAGAAAGATATGTGATGAAAACGGAGCTTTGTTAATCTTTGATGAGGTAATGACCGGTTTCAGATTAGCATTCGGAGGAGCTCAGGAACTTTTCAACGTAAAAGCAGATTTAGTGACTTACGGAAAAGTAATCGGTGGAGGACTTCCGGTAGGAGCTTTCGCAGGAAGAAATGAAATTATGGACCACCTTGCACCAAAAGGAGGGGTATACCAGGCGGGAACATTAAGCGGAAATCCTTTAGCCATGAGAGCAGGATTAAAAACCCTTCAGCTTATTAAAAATGATCCTGAATTTTTCAACAGATTAGAGAAGACAACTGAAACATTGGATTTTGAAATAGGAAAAATTCTGAACGAAAAAGGAATTGCTCACAGAATCAACAGAAAAGGTTCTATGATGTCTGTTTTCTTTCATATTAAAAGTGTTTCCAACTTTGATGAGGCTCAGGAAGCTAATCATTCATTGTTTAATAACTTCTTTCACCAAATGCTTCAGAATGGAGTATATCTTCCGCCAAGCGGTTATGAAACTTACTTCATTAGTGATGCCATCAAGGATAAAGAAATTGATATGACACTGGAAGCAGTAAGAAAGTTTGAGTATTCAAATAAATAA
- a CDS encoding 1-aminocyclopropane-1-carboxylate deaminase/D-cysteine desulfhydrase, which translates to MLLKLPTEPVPIQEIPIQKNIKLFIKREDQIHPLISGNKYWKLFHNVNHYLEKSPDNPYIITFGGAFSNHIAAVSAVGSLAGIPTLGIIRGEELQHKWRDNPTLLFAKRNGMNLKFVTREEYRHKEKLTEFLQQEFPEALIVPEGGTNKEAVEGVKMMLNEQTKDFDYLCTAVGTGGTIAGISKFCEENQKVIGFKAVDDASLENKIFELTLKHNFDLIDSCFGGYGKINDGNVRFINDFKERYGIPLEPVYTGKMMEKIFDLIEEGYFPENSKILCFHTGGLQGIEGANLLLEKQNRNLII; encoded by the coding sequence ATGCTATTAAAACTTCCCACAGAACCTGTTCCTATCCAGGAAATTCCCATTCAGAAAAATATTAAACTTTTCATTAAAAGGGAAGATCAGATTCATCCGTTGATTTCAGGTAACAAATACTGGAAGCTGTTTCACAATGTCAACCACTATCTGGAAAAAAGTCCTGATAATCCCTATATCATTACTTTTGGAGGCGCTTTTTCCAATCACATTGCAGCGGTTTCAGCAGTAGGGAGCCTGGCAGGTATTCCAACACTGGGAATTATCAGAGGAGAGGAACTGCAGCATAAATGGCGCGATAACCCAACCTTACTTTTTGCAAAAAGAAATGGAATGAACCTGAAATTTGTCACCCGGGAAGAATACCGTCACAAAGAAAAACTGACAGAATTCCTTCAGCAGGAGTTCCCTGAAGCTTTGATAGTTCCTGAAGGAGGAACCAATAAAGAGGCTGTAGAAGGAGTGAAAATGATGCTCAATGAACAAACAAAAGATTTTGACTATCTTTGCACCGCAGTCGGAACCGGAGGAACCATTGCAGGAATTTCAAAGTTTTGTGAAGAGAATCAGAAAGTTATAGGATTTAAAGCCGTTGACGATGCTTCACTGGAGAATAAAATTTTTGAATTAACTTTAAAGCATAATTTTGATCTAATAGATTCATGTTTTGGAGGTTATGGTAAAATAAATGACGGAAACGTCCGTTTTATCAATGATTTTAAAGAAAGGTACGGTATTCCTTTGGAGCCGGTTTATACAGGAAAGATGATGGAGAAGATTTTTGATTTGATTGAAGAAGGGTATTTTCCTGAAAACAGTAAGATTTTGTGCTTTCACACTGGTGGATTACAGGGCATTGAAGGAGCAAATCTGCTGTTGGAAAAACAGAATAGAAATTTAATTATATAA
- a CDS encoding amidohydrolase has product MQFPYQLTAKGKYTLKNVRLETGFEYENEEVIGTKTDLFSIEIEAGKIKKVKANDHSSEAIDAKGYLMLPAFKDMHIHLDKTLYRLPWQALSPKRKTVKDMIAYEQQIIPELLKTSVSRAEQLISLLQHYGTHFVRTHFNIDPTSGLKSLEHLEQALENKKDSFQAELVAFPQHGVFYTESAPLMKEAAQLKGVKFIGGLDPLSIDGSIEKVMDFTVQLALDHHKGIDIHLHETGESGMKTINYLIDKAIENPELQGKAFVSHAFALAHLSPKETELIAEKLAAAKVGIASSVPFKGKIMPIPTLKKYGVNVLIGNDNVQDYWSTFGSGNMLQKANLIAELYGHATEYALSRTLQFATQSILPLDEKGNKQWPKAGDEAAIVLTDASCSAEAVSRMSEIKALMNDGNLFWRK; this is encoded by the coding sequence ATGCAATTTCCCTATCAATTAACTGCAAAAGGAAAATATACCCTGAAAAATGTCCGCCTGGAAACTGGCTTTGAATACGAAAATGAAGAGGTCATTGGAACAAAAACAGACCTTTTCAGTATTGAAATTGAGGCCGGAAAAATAAAAAAAGTGAAAGCTAATGATCACTCTTCTGAAGCTATTGATGCTAAGGGATATCTGATGCTTCCTGCTTTTAAAGATATGCACATCCATCTTGATAAAACATTATATAGACTTCCGTGGCAGGCACTTTCTCCAAAAAGAAAGACGGTAAAAGATATGATTGCTTATGAACAACAGATCATTCCTGAGCTGCTGAAAACTTCTGTAAGCAGAGCGGAACAGCTGATCAGCCTGCTGCAGCATTACGGAACTCATTTTGTGAGAACTCATTTCAATATTGATCCTACTTCAGGATTGAAATCACTGGAACATCTTGAGCAGGCTCTTGAAAATAAAAAAGATTCCTTCCAAGCTGAGCTGGTTGCCTTCCCGCAGCATGGTGTTTTTTATACAGAATCTGCACCTTTGATGAAAGAAGCCGCACAACTGAAAGGTGTGAAATTTATTGGAGGGCTGGATCCTTTAAGTATTGACGGCAGCATTGAAAAAGTAATGGATTTTACGGTTCAGCTGGCTTTAGATCATCATAAAGGAATTGATATTCATTTGCACGAAACGGGAGAGTCGGGAATGAAAACCATCAATTACCTGATTGATAAGGCGATCGAAAATCCTGAACTTCAGGGAAAAGCTTTTGTAAGTCATGCATTTGCCTTAGCTCATCTTTCACCAAAAGAAACAGAGCTGATTGCAGAAAAACTGGCTGCAGCAAAAGTAGGAATTGCTTCTTCTGTACCTTTTAAAGGAAAGATAATGCCTATTCCAACCCTAAAAAAATACGGAGTGAACGTATTGATCGGAAATGATAATGTGCAGGATTACTGGAGTACATTCGGATCCGGAAATATGTTACAGAAAGCGAATCTGATTGCTGAGCTCTATGGGCACGCCACAGAATATGCGTTGTCGAGAACCTTACAGTTTGCAACTCAAAGTATTCTTCCTCTGGATGAAAAAGGAAATAAGCAGTGGCCAAAAGCAGGTGATGAAGCTGCAATCGTTCTGACGGATGCTTCCTGTTCTGCGGAAGCCGTTTCCAGAATGTCCGAAATAAAAGCCCTGATGAATGACGGAAATTTATTCTGGAGAAAGTAA
- a CDS encoding AraC family transcriptional regulator: MGYHTDHFPVLGIQEFSENQLKGCNLLFNELYGARSIDEPHKHDFFIINLFEYGVGTHTIDFTEYQVQDYQIHLVFPDQVHQWVIEKETIGYQLMISRDWFESFLPSLRFSASYYQNHPVINLSKQVFETFLYEFQAIQKELSGEKIFWELIQKRSEIIGLLVSKSVEGAYKDFEVYNSNPIISRFLHLIDEHFKTERSVSFYAEKLNISANYLNIVCKKSLNASASSLIQNRILLEAKRLLKVSEMSVKDIVYELGFYDHASFSKFFKAQTGMTPSQFKE, from the coding sequence GTGGGTTATCATACAGATCATTTTCCGGTATTAGGAATTCAGGAATTCAGCGAGAATCAGCTGAAGGGCTGTAATCTGTTATTTAATGAACTTTATGGAGCGCGTTCTATTGATGAACCCCACAAGCATGACTTTTTTATCATCAATCTTTTTGAGTATGGAGTAGGCACACATACCATAGATTTTACAGAATATCAGGTGCAGGATTATCAGATTCATCTTGTTTTTCCTGATCAGGTGCATCAGTGGGTGATTGAAAAAGAAACCATCGGATATCAGCTGATGATCAGTAGAGATTGGTTTGAAAGCTTTCTGCCATCGTTGAGGTTTTCAGCTTCTTATTACCAGAACCATCCGGTGATCAATCTTTCCAAACAGGTTTTTGAAACTTTTCTCTATGAATTTCAGGCCATTCAGAAAGAACTAAGTGGGGAAAAAATATTTTGGGAACTGATTCAGAAAAGAAGTGAAATAATTGGTTTGCTAGTGAGTAAATCCGTGGAGGGTGCTTATAAAGATTTTGAAGTCTATAACTCGAATCCTATTATTTCAAGGTTTCTGCATCTTATTGACGAACATTTTAAAACGGAAAGATCAGTTTCTTTCTATGCTGAAAAACTAAATATTTCTGCCAACTATCTGAATATTGTCTGTAAGAAAAGTCTCAATGCTTCGGCTTCTTCTCTCATCCAGAACCGTATTTTACTGGAGGCAAAAAGACTCCTGAAAGTTTCTGAAATGTCTGTGAAGGATATTGTGTATGAATTAGGTTTCTATGATCATGCCAGTTTTTCCAAATTCTTTAAGGCACAGACGGGGATGACGCCTTCCCAGTTCAAAGAATAA
- a CDS encoding DUF5522 domain-containing protein: protein MAQYDIKEGEDFYYNEQGYKVFTEKFHLKRGYCCKSGCRHCPYGYDKKTDTFIKSDKKK from the coding sequence ATGGCCCAATATGACATCAAAGAAGGTGAAGACTTCTACTATAATGAACAGGGGTACAAGGTTTTTACAGAAAAATTCCATCTGAAAAGAGGCTATTGCTGTAAAAGCGGCTGCAGACACTGTCCTTACGGGTACGATAAAAAGACTGATACATTCATTAAAAGTGATAAAAAAAAATAA
- a CDS encoding endonuclease, whose amino-acid sequence MKKIILFSLFAGLAHAQAPAGYYNSANGLSGAALKTELSNIITNGHVDKGYNGLWTGYKTTDIDKDYENDGTILDIYSERPSGADPYNFTPGSDQCGTYSTEGNCYNREHIVPQSLFNQASPMVADIHFIRATDGKVNGMRSNYPFGKVGSASFTSQNGSKLGTSASSGYSGTVFEPIDEFKGDVARMIFYFVTRYQSKLSTFSSGNMLGSSTFPGLQTWELNVLLAWHNQDPVSQAEIKRNNASYAFQGNRNPFIDNPNYVNLIWGSQQPSGDTQAPATVTGVTISGKTSSSISLAWNASTDNVGVTAYNVYMNGSLQTTTSSTSTTISGLTPSTTYSFYVVAKDAAGNSSSNSSTVSGTTNAGSTTPTSCANETFETIPAASSTYATRTWSNGGISWTATDSRTDQTLNNKAITVRSGSLTSGSSANGIGSLTVTTQLKFTGTNGTFDVKVNGTTVGTIPYSTSAVTTTISNINISGNVVVSLVNNSTSNRVAIDDLSWTCYSGSSARMVQNTATETTSDSFKISPNPVTNQEIFVKGDLQKVKKAEIYNLQGKVLQTIDQPFRNGNSIKTRNLSQGIYILKLDQVTMQFIVK is encoded by the coding sequence ATGAAAAAAATTATTTTATTTTCTTTATTTGCAGGACTTGCCCATGCACAGGCTCCTGCAGGTTACTACAATTCTGCCAACGGACTGAGTGGTGCAGCACTGAAAACTGAATTAAGCAACATTATCACTAACGGACATGTTGATAAAGGCTACAATGGGCTTTGGACAGGATATAAAACCACGGATATTGACAAGGACTACGAAAATGACGGAACGATTCTGGATATTTACTCAGAAAGACCTTCAGGTGCTGACCCTTACAATTTTACTCCGGGATCTGATCAGTGTGGTACCTATTCTACTGAAGGGAATTGCTATAACAGAGAGCACATTGTTCCTCAAAGTCTTTTCAACCAGGCTTCTCCAATGGTTGCCGATATTCACTTTATCAGGGCTACAGACGGGAAAGTAAACGGAATGAGAAGTAATTATCCTTTCGGAAAGGTGGGAAGTGCTTCTTTTACTTCACAGAATGGTTCAAAACTTGGAACTTCTGCTTCTTCAGGATATTCGGGAACAGTATTTGAGCCAATTGATGAGTTTAAAGGAGATGTGGCCCGTATGATTTTCTATTTTGTAACCCGCTACCAAAGCAAGCTTTCTACTTTTTCGTCAGGAAATATGTTAGGAAGTTCTACTTTCCCGGGATTACAGACATGGGAGCTGAATGTTTTGCTTGCATGGCATAATCAGGATCCGGTTTCTCAGGCTGAAATTAAAAGAAATAATGCCTCTTATGCTTTTCAGGGAAACAGAAACCCGTTTATTGATAATCCGAATTATGTCAATCTTATCTGGGGTTCCCAGCAACCTTCCGGTGACACCCAAGCGCCTGCTACAGTAACAGGTGTAACTATTTCCGGAAAAACGTCTAGCAGTATTTCTCTGGCATGGAACGCTTCTACCGATAATGTAGGAGTAACAGCTTATAATGTTTACATGAACGGAAGTCTGCAAACGACAACGAGTTCAACCTCAACAACCATTTCAGGGCTTACTCCTTCTACAACTTACAGCTTTTATGTGGTTGCGAAGGATGCAGCAGGAAATTCATCATCAAACAGTTCTACAGTTTCCGGTACAACCAATGCAGGAAGCACTACACCAACCAGCTGTGCCAATGAAACTTTTGAAACGATTCCGGCAGCCAGCTCTACTTATGCTACCAGAACATGGAGCAATGGCGGTATCTCATGGACTGCAACGGATTCAAGAACGGATCAGACTCTTAATAATAAAGCAATTACAGTAAGAAGCGGTTCTTTAACTTCCGGAAGTTCTGCTAATGGTATTGGTTCTTTAACAGTGACTACACAGCTTAAGTTTACCGGAACCAACGGTACTTTCGACGTAAAAGTAAACGGAACAACCGTGGGAACTATTCCTTACAGTACTTCTGCTGTCACTACTACCATCAGTAATATCAACATTTCCGGAAATGTCGTGGTAAGTCTTGTTAATAATTCAACAAGTAACAGAGTGGCTATTGATGACCTTTCATGGACATGCTATTCAGGATCCAGTGCAAGAATGGTTCAAAATACAGCTACAGAAACCACTTCCGACAGTTTTAAAATTTCTCCGAACCCGGTTACTAATCAGGAGATTTTTGTAAAAGGAGATCTTCAGAAGGTAAAGAAAGCTGAAATTTATAATCTTCAGGGGAAAGTTCTTCAGACGATAGATCAGCCTTTCAGAAATGGAAATTCTATCAAAACGAGAAATCTTAGTCAGGGAATTTATATCTTAAAGCTTGATCAGGTGACGATGCAGTTTATAGTGAAATAG
- a CDS encoding glucosaminidase domain-containing protein, with protein MKRLFLSISLLVLSKFSAQTWATEDQYIQKFAKYAVEEMEKYKIPASITLAQGLLETGGGQSRLALEGKNHFGIKCKEDWTGKTMKHTDDAPNECFRVYEDPRQSYEDHSIFLSTRKYYANLFKLDMKDYRAWAYGLKKAGYATNPRYASILITKIEKYRLYEYDNTNSNEVLYAVLKMYPDLKDDRTFMAQLEPSKAGKKTKEPVTVEVPYKQTSYAQQQKRVERIKTKAEILNSILIKSHPNDGLKYIIIPEDTDVKFIANKFKVSESRLMKWNELESETLKKNDIIFLESKNSTGNTATYKAEYGEDMHDIAQKFGIKLNKLYAKNRMDEGQQPSAGQLIYLIDKKPRN; from the coding sequence ATGAAAAGACTTTTCCTATCCATAAGCCTTTTAGTTTTATCAAAATTTTCAGCCCAGACTTGGGCAACCGAAGATCAGTATATTCAGAAGTTTGCTAAATATGCCGTAGAAGAAATGGAAAAATATAAGATTCCGGCTTCTATTACCCTTGCCCAGGGATTACTTGAAACTGGGGGTGGGCAGAGCAGACTGGCTCTGGAAGGTAAAAACCACTTCGGCATAAAATGTAAAGAAGACTGGACCGGTAAAACGATGAAACATACCGATGATGCACCCAACGAATGCTTCCGTGTGTATGAAGATCCAAGACAGTCTTATGAGGACCATTCCATATTTTTATCCACCAGAAAATACTATGCAAATCTTTTCAAACTGGATATGAAAGATTATAGAGCATGGGCGTACGGTTTGAAAAAAGCAGGCTATGCTACCAATCCCCGGTATGCTTCAATTCTTATCACTAAAATTGAAAAGTACAGACTATACGAATATGACAATACGAACTCCAATGAAGTATTGTACGCCGTTCTGAAAATGTATCCTGATCTGAAGGATGACAGAACGTTCATGGCACAGCTGGAACCTTCAAAAGCAGGTAAAAAAACTAAGGAACCGGTTACCGTAGAAGTTCCTTATAAACAGACTTCTTATGCGCAGCAGCAAAAAAGAGTGGAAAGAATCAAAACGAAAGCTGAAATTCTTAATTCCATTCTTATCAAAAGCCATCCGAATGACGGCCTGAAATATATCATTATTCCTGAAGATACCGATGTGAAATTCATTGCTAACAAATTTAAGGTCAGCGAAAGCAGACTTATGAAATGGAATGAGCTGGAAAGTGAAACCTTGAAGAAAAATGACATCATTTTCCTTGAATCTAAAAATTCTACAGGAAATACAGCTACTTATAAAGCCGAATACGGAGAAGATATGCATGATATCGCCCAGAAATTCGGAATCAAATTAAATAAATTGTATGCTAAAAACAGAATGGATGAAGGACAGCAGCCATCCGCAGGACAGCTTATTTATTTAATAGATAAAAAACCACGAAACTAA
- a CDS encoding DUF4136 domain-containing protein: MKKYIFILLASATLGLTSCSPFQVRSDYAETANFNSYKTYKIRIDDLKLNDIDKDRVLNELSRQLQSKGLQSGENPDLIINVKANHKKITDINSSSPYGMWGWGGPFGWGVGMNRTWTTNYNEGALIVDLIDAKTNKLVWQGIGSGISVDSPKAKQRQIPEIMAEIMKNYPPQRK, from the coding sequence ATGAAAAAATATATTTTTATTTTGTTGGCATCTGCTACTTTAGGCTTAACTTCTTGTAGCCCTTTTCAGGTACGTTCCGATTATGCTGAAACCGCCAATTTCAATTCTTACAAAACCTATAAAATAAGAATTGATGATCTAAAACTGAATGATATTGATAAAGACAGGGTATTGAACGAACTGTCGAGACAGCTTCAGAGCAAAGGACTTCAGTCCGGAGAAAATCCTGATCTTATCATCAACGTAAAAGCAAATCATAAAAAGATTACTGATATCAACTCGTCTTCACCTTACGGAATGTGGGGATGGGGCGGACCATTCGGATGGGGTGTTGGCATGAACAGAACATGGACAACAAATTATAATGAAGGAGCATTAATTGTAGATCTTATTGATGCAAAAACCAATAAATTAGTCTGGCAGGGTATCGGAAGCGGGATTTCTGTAGATTCTCCAAAAGCAAAGCAAAGACAGATTCCTGAAATCATGGCTGAGATTATGAAAAATTATCCGCCACAAAGAAAATAA